AGTGGTTAAACAATGAATATATCCCTAACAATCAAGACATGAAATGGATTAAAGAAGTATCCTCTAAGGCTACTAAACAAGCTATTATGAATGGAGATAAAACATTTAAAGACTTTTTCAAGAAAACCAAAGGCTTTCCTAAGTTTAAGAAAAAGAAAAATCAAGATGTAAAGGCTTATTTTCCTAAGAACAACAAAACTGATTGGACAATTGAAAGACATAGAGTTAAAGTGCCTACTCTTGGCTGGATAAGGCTTAAAGAGTTTGGATATATATCAACTAATTCGGTAGTTAAAAGTGGCACAGTAAGTCAAAAATCTGATAGATACTATTTGTCTATATTAGTTGAAGAAATTGAGACAGAAGTTACTAAACCTATAAATGAAGGTATAGGTATTGACGTTGGATTAAAAGATTTTGCTATATTAAGCACTGGAGATGTATATAAAAACATAAATAAAACTTCTATTGTAAAAAAAGTAGAAAAGAAATTAAAAAGAGAACAAAGAAAACTTTCAAGGAAATATGAGAGTTTAAAAATAAGAAAAAAAAATATAAAAGAAGGGATAGCTACTCGTCAAAATATCCAAAAGCAAGTAGTTAAAGTACAGAAACTTCATCAAAGATTAGCTAATATAAGAACTGATTATATTAATAAAACTATAAATGAGATAGTGAAAAACAAACCATCGTATATAGTTATAGAAGATTTAGCAGTTTCTAATTTGATGAAGAATAAGCATTTATCTAAAGCTATTGCAAATCAAAAGTTCTTTGAATTTAGAACTAAATTAACATCTAAGTCTAAGCAAAATAATATAGAACTTAGAGTAGTTGATAGGTTTTACCCTTCAAGCAAAACTTGTAGTAGTTGCGGAGATATTAAGAAGGATTTAAAACTATCAGATAGAGTTTATAAGTGTTCTTGTGGACTTGTAATAGATAGGGATTTAAACGCAACCTATAATCTTAAAAATGCTAAAAAATATAAGATTGCTTAACTAAAACAAGTACTTATATATGTACGGAGGGCTAACTTCGGAATTTAAGTCTTTGGAGAGCCACATCAAATCGTAGTAGCTTAGGCAAGGCGAGGTTCGTTGAAGAAGAAAAAATCTCAATATGGATATATTTGACCATATTTTGAGTAGCAGATTATAAAAGTTAGAAAAATATAGATCTTTGAAAAGGACTCTAAAACAGGGTCAATCAATTGCTAAATCTTATATTTATTGATTATAGTCAAAATTATTTAAATAATTATGTACTTGAATATATTTAGAGATACCAATATTAAATTAATCATAGTAAAATGAATGGCTTGAACAAATCTTGGTGCCAATTTGTATGAAAAACGTAGGTTGCATTAAAGGATGTATAAAATCTTAAAAATTTATTAAAAAGATAAAGTTCAAAAAATAACTAGTAACTTAATAAATGCTTTCTTTAATGTGAAATATTTCTAAAAAATATATTGACATAAATCTAAATGTTATGCTACTATTGTTTAAAATTAAATATTTAAAATTCAGTGAAGAAGAGAGTAGTTTAAATGTATTTTATAGAGAGCTAAGGATGGTGGAAGCTTAGCAAAGAAGTTTAAATGAAGAGAGCTTTGGAGAAGGCTATTTGAACATTTTATTTATTAGTAAAGTAGTTGGATTAATCTACCTTAAAGATACAAGATGATAAGTTTTACTTATTAAATAGAGTGGTACCGCGATAAATTCGCCTCTTAGTGTTTTGCTAAGAGGCTTTTTTTATACCAAAATTTATAAGAAGTATAGATTATTTAGGCCTAATTAAAATATACCTTCTAAAACCATATTAGGAGGAAATGTAAAATGAAAATCAAAGAAAAAGTTATACTAGCATATTCTGGCGGACTGGATACGTCAATAATAATACCTTGGTTAAAAGAAAATTACGACATAGATGTAATAGCAGTATGTGCAAATGTAGGTCAAGAGGAAGACATGGATGAAATCTATGAAAAAGCTTTAAAAAGTGGTGCAAGTAAAGCTTATGTAGAAGATTTAAGCGAAGAATTTGTAACACAAGCAATATTTAAAGCTATAAAGGCAGAGGTAAAATATGAAAATAAATATTTACTTGGAACATCTTTAGCTCGACCTATAATTGCTAAAAAATTAGTTGAAATAGCTCATAAAGAAAATGCAAAATATATATGCCATGGTTGTACAGGAAAAGGAAATGATCAAGTAAGATTTGAAGCATCAATATTATCCCTTGATCCAAGTATAGAAATTATAGCTCCATGGAGATTATGGGATATAAAATCTAGAGAAGATGCAATAGACTATGCTAATGAAAATAATATAGAAGTTGCAGTAACAAAAGAAAAAATTTACTCCGTAGATGCAAACTTATTCCATATATCAACAGAGGGTGGAGATATAGAGGATTTAAAAAATGAGCATAAAGAAGATTTAGTATATAAAAAGTGTATGCCAATTGAGAAGGCACCTGATGTATCAGAATATGTGGAGATTTATTTCGAAAAAGGAGAACCAAAGAAAGTAAATAATGAGGAACTTTCTCCTGTAGAAATAATCAAGACATTAAATGATATAGGTGCAAAGCATGGTATAGGAGTTGTAGATATCTTAGAAAATAGATTAGTAGGAATGAAATCAAGAGGAGTATATGAAACTCCAGGTGGTACGATACTTTATGAAGCACATAATATATTAGAAAGTGCTACTCTAGATAAAGACACATTACATTATAAGCAAGTAATGGCTCACAAGTATTCAGAACTTATATATAACGGAATGTGGTTTAGCAAATTAAAAGAATCAATAGATGCTTTTATAGAAGAAACTCAAGAAAATATAACAGGAACTGTAAAAGTAAAGCTATACAAAGGTAATATAAAACCTGCAGGTATATTTACAGAAAATGCATTATATGATGAATCTATATCTTCATTTGGAGATAGTGAATTATATGATCATAAAGATGCAGGTGGATTTATAAATTTATTTACACTTCCTTTAAAAATAAAAGCATTACAAAACCAATAAGTATAGATAAAATGATATATTAACTATTTAAAATATCATTCATAAAATGAAGTTTAATTAAATAAATATAAATTCTATGAAAAAGAGAGTAGATATAAATTAAGTTTCAGCGAGCTAGAGTTGGTGTGAGTCTAGTAACAATATTTATATTGAAGAGAGCTTTGGAGAATAATACCTGAATTAGTAGTATGGTATTAGGAATATCTCGCCTTAAGAGAATAAAGTGGATAAGTATAACTTATCAATTAGAGTGGTAACGCGGAAAATTTCGTCTCTTGGTTTTATAACCAGGGGACTTTTTTATTTAATAAATATAAAATATATTGCGAGGTGAAGCTAATGAAGCTATGGGGTGGACGTTTTAGAAAAGAAGAAAATAAGCTTATGGAAGAATTTAACAAATCATTTGATTACGACAAAATATTATATAAAAAAGATATAGAAGGAAGTATTGCTCATGTATATATGCAAGTAAAGTGTAGGCTTTTAACGGAAGAAGAAGGCATAGCTATAACTAATGGGTTAATAGAAATTCATCAAGATATAGATAATAAAAAATTATTATTAGAAGGTAACTATGAAGATATACATAGTTTTATAGAAGTAAACTTGATTAAAAGAATTGGTGAAGTTGGAAAAAAACTACATACAGCTCGTAGCAGAAATGATCAAGTAGCAACAGATATGAGATTATTTGCTAAAGAAAGTACTATAGAAATAATAGATTTAATAAAAAGCTTTAAGAAAACTTTAAAAGAAGTTGCTTATAAAAATTGTGTAATTATGCCAGGATATACTCATTTGCAAAGAGCTCAAGTTGTAACATTTAAACATCACTTAATGGCTTATTATAGCATGTTTGATAGAGACGAAAAAAGACTTACTAACGCTTTAGAAATATTAGATGAATGTCCTTTAGGATGTTGTGCATTAGCAGGAACTACTCATAATATTGATAGAGAAATCACTAAAGAAAAATTAGGATTCAGTAGAATTGTAGAAAACTATATGGATGGAGTAAGTGATAGAGATTATTTACTTGAGCTTATGAGTGATTTTTCTATAATAATGATGCATTTAAGTAGATTAAGTGAAGAACTTATATTATGGAGTAGTCAAGAATTTAAATTTATAGAAATAGATGATTTATATACAACAGGTAGCAGTATAATGCCACAAAAGAAAAATCCTGATGGTGCTGAATTAATAAGAGGAAAAACAGGTCGTGTTTATGGGAGTTTATTCGGATTATTTACTACTATGAAAGGATTACCACTTGCTTATAACAAAGATATGCAAGAAGATAAAGAAGGTTTCTTTGATAGTATAAATACTATACAAATGTGTATTTCTATTATGGAAAGAATGATTGCTACTTTAAAAGTAAATGAAGAAAATATGAAAAAAGCTGTTAAGCATGGTTTTTTAAATGCTACAGAAGTTGCGGATTATTTAGTTAAAAAAGGAGTTGCATTTAGAGATGCTCATGGCATTGTTGGATGTATCGTTATTTATTGCGAGGACAATAACAAAGCTATCGAAGATTTAGAACTATATGAATTTTTAAAGTTTAGTAATGTATTTGAAAAAGATATCTATGATTTTATAGATTATGAAAATATATTAAACAAAGGAACTAAAAATAATTTATTATAAATAACCTGTATTTTTAAGACTTAAATTTTAAGAGTTACAACATGAAGATTTAATATATAATACACTATATAATTAAAGAAAATTAGACAAAGTATAAAGAGGTTGAAACATAATGAAAAATATTGTACATTTTGAAAATGTAGAAGGCTCGGAGTAAAGTCTATAATAAAAATTTGCTTGGAGCCGTATTTAATACAGAGACGGCTAATGTATCCATAATAGATCTTGCTCGACTATATACAAATAAAAAGTAGATAGGAGCAAACATTGTGAAATATGCAAATGCAAATGAGATACTACCATTAAATATAGTAGAGCTGTTACAAGAATATATTTATGGTAAATATTTATATATACCAAGAAAAAATAATAATAAAAAATCTTGCAGTATATAAGGATAATAAAAAATCAGTAGAGTTTTATATTAATAGAGGATTTGAAATAGTAAAAGAACAAGTAAAGGAAGAGTCAGTATATAATGAAAAAAACTTTTAAGTATATATATTGAATTTATTGTTTATTTTTATTTCTAATATAATATAAGTATAAAAAGAAATTACAACCTAGTACAATAGAGTGTAATTTCTATTGTATTTTAGTATAAATTAGATAAGTATCTCAATAAATATTCAATGGTGGGTATAATTCTTGTGAATCGTCTCCACCATTTAAATCCACGAAAAACACATTGGTAAATTATCAATGTGTTTTTTAATATTAAAGAAAAATTATAAGGGAGAATTATTAGAATGAGTATGAAGGAACAATATGTAAGAATCCTTAGCAAGTAGGAGAAACGTATAGAGTTGCAATTGAGTCAAAAACTATTCTAAAGCAGTGTCAATAGGAAAAATTAGAGACTTTTTATCTGTTCTATCAGATATAGGCGATATAAAAGGAATATTTTCATTAGGATGGACTATATATAATTTTAAATAATCCAAATAAGTATTATTTAAATAATATAAAATAAATTATTAACTGTGAGTGATATTAGGTATTATTGAAAATATAAAGTATAATGTTATAATGATAAAAAAATGAAGAAGAATTAGAAAGATTTCACATAAAAGTAATTTTAAAATTAAATTATTAACTTAACGTATTGATTTATTATAAAATATTTAATATACTTAAATTAATAAGATATATATACAGAAAATACCATGAAGGTAGAAATTTCTACATGAAGTAGAATAATATTTTTGTGGTATTTTTTGTTATGCAAAAATATATTAAGGGGGTATATCATGATAAGGGGTATTAGAAAGAAACTTAGTTTATTTTTAATAGTAAGCTTAATGACAGCGAGCATGATTGGATGCAGTTCATCAACTAGTGAGGGAGATAAAGAGGGCAAAAAAAATGATATGCTAGTAATAGCAACGGCTAATGACATTGGAGACTTAAATGCACATGGATATAGTCCTATGTATGGTCAAAATTTTTTGTATGAAGGCTTAACTACTTTTGAAGAAGGGGAAGTAAAGCCTGCATTAGCAGAAAAATGGGATATTTCAGAAGATGGTAAAGAATACACTTTCTATTTACGAAAAAATGTAAAATTTACTGATGGTTCACAACTTAATGCTAAAGTAGTTAAGAAGAATTTTGATGCATTTTTAAAAAATAAAGATGCGCATTCTTTCTTGGAGTCAGTTAATTTAATGGAATCTGTAGAGGTGGTAGAGGATCATACAGTAAAAATAAAGTATAAAGAGTCATATTATCCAGTTTTACAAGAACTTGCTTTATCTAGACCAGTTCGCATAATGGCTGAGGCATCATTTCCAGATGATGGAGATACATCTGAAAAAATAAAAAAGCCAATAGGTACAGGTATGTGGAAGCTAAAAGAATATAAAGCAGGAGAGTATGCTATTCTTGAGAGAAATGAAGATTATTGGGGAGAAAAAACAAAGTTTAAGGAAGTTAAAATGGTAGTTACTCCAGATGGTGACACTGCAGTAAATGCTCTAAAAGCTGGAGAAGTTAATATGATATTTGACGTTGAAAGTAGGCTATCACCAGATGCATTTAATGAGTTGAAATCAAGTGGGTTTAAAACTCAAGTTTCACAGCCTTTAAGTACAGTTTCTTTAATCGTAAATGCTACTAATGGAGCTACAAAAGATTTAAAAGTGAGAAAAGCATTACAACACGGAGTAGATAAAGAAGTTATTTCAAAGCATGTATTTTATGGATTGCAAGAACCGGCAGACACATTATTTGATAAAAATGTTCCTTATTGTGATATCAATTTAGTAAAATATGAATATGACCTAGAAAAAGCAGGAAAAATGCTTGATGAAGCTGGTTGGAAACTAGAAGAAGGTAAAGAGTATAGATCTAAAGATGGAAAAGAACTAGAATTAGGTTTTTATTATGATGGGGATAATGTCATATACAAATCTTTAGGAGAAGTACTACAAAGTGAATATAAAAAGATGGGTGTAAAGATAAACTTAGAATCTCAAGAAAGACAAGCTTTAATTGATAAGACTAAGAGTGGCGATTTTGACATAACTATAACTGAAACATGGGGGGATCCATATGATCCACATACATTAGTAGCTTCTATGAAAAATGAGGGGTATGCAGATTATCAAGCTCAAAAGGGACTTCCTATGAAGAAAGAATTAGATGAAAAAATAGGTAAAGTTATAGTTGAAAATGATGAAAATACTAGACAAGATATATATACTGATATACTAACAACATTACATAATCAAGCAGTATACTTACCAATTTCTAAGACTACAAGATTGGTTGCATGCGATAAAGATTTAACCGGAATAAAGTTTAATACACTTTACTACATACCAATTGAAGAAGTTACTAGAGAGTCTAAATAAGATAGATACATAGTTAGATTAAAGTATAAATAAACTTAAGCTCTAGTTATAGTAAATTAATACTAGAGTTTAAGTTTATTGTAATTATAAGACAGGGGGACTTATAATGAAGAAATATGTTTTAAAAAGGCTGATTACATTAGTACCCATACTGATTGGAATCTCAGTAGTAGCATTTCTTTTAGTTAGGATTATGCCAGGAGATGCAGCAACAGCATATTTAACTAATGCAAATATTCCTGTAACTGAAAAAAACATACAAATAGCAATAAAAAACCTAGGATTAGATAAACCAATAATAGTTCAATACTTTGATTGGATAAAAAACGTACTACAATTTAATTTAGGAACATCATATATATCTAAAAACTTAGTATCTCAAGAGTTATTATCAGGTCTAAAATATACTATGATGTTAGCAGTTACATCATTATTGTGGATATTTGTTATTAGTATTCCACTAGGTATGTACTCAGCAACTCACCCAGGTAAAAGAGTAGATAATCTAAGTCGTATATTTGCATTTATTGGTTCGTCCATGCCTGCATTTTGGCTAGGATTTTTATTGGTACAATTCTTTTCAATAAAATTAGGCATATTACCAGTGGCAGGAGCTGAGAAATTATCAAATATTATATTACCATCAATAACACTAGCTTTTGGATATGTTCCAACTTACTCAAGAATATTACGAAATAGCTTACTAGAAAATATGAAGTCACCATCAGTCACTTATGCTAGGGCAAGAGGAATAAGTGAAAGAAAGATATTATTTAATAATGTTTTAAGAAATTCTTTGATACCAATAATAACTTCTCTAGGAATGAATTTTGGAGGAATGTTATCAGGAAGTGTAATAGTTGAGAACGTTTTCTCATGGCCGGGTCTTGGACGTGTAATAGTCGGGTCAATTTCACAAAGAGATTATCCTATGATTCAAGGATACATAATACTTATGGCAGTAATATTTATTTTGAGTAATCTTTTAGCTGACTTAGCATGTGCAAGCATTGATTCAAGAATAAGATTGGAAGGATAGATTTATGAATATAAAAGAAATTACACAGAATCTATTAAAACACAAGTTAACACTATTATGTTTTGTTTTTATAATTATAGTAATAATAACAGGAATTTTTGCACCAATTATAGCACCACATGATCCTTTGGAAATGGAGCTTACAAAAAAATTTATGCCTATATCGATAGAATATCCTATGGGTACTGATAATATGGGTAGGTGTATATTTTCTAGAATAGTTCATGGTACTAGACCAACCATTGGATTTTCTTTAATTGCATGTGCAGTATCATCAACTTTTGGAATATTTATAGGAATGTTATCCGGATTTAAAGGTGGGAAAATAGATATGATAATTATGAGATTATGTGATGTATTATACTCTTTTCCGAGTTTAGTTTTAACCTTAGTAATAGTAAGTTTCTTAGGACCGGGTATAAAAAATATTATCATAGCTATGATTTCTGTACAATGGATTTGGTATGCAAGAGTATCAAGAAATTTGACAATAAGGGAGAGAGAGCTAAGTTATGTAGATTGTAGCAAATTAGTTGGATCATCAAACATAAAAATTTTAATTAAATCTATTTTGCCAAATATTTTTCCACAGGTGTTGGCTATAATAACAATTGATTTTGGGCACACAATATTAGCAGTATCAGGATTTTCTTTTTTAGGACTTGGAGTTAAGGCACCTCTGCCAGAGTGGGGGATGATGATAAATGATGGACGTTCATTTATGCATAGTAACCCAATGCTAATGTTTTGGCCAGGTATTATGATTTTACTTGTAGTTTTAAGTACAAATATAATAGGAGATAAATTAAGAGATACTTTAGAAGAGGTAGTTAGTTAGTAAATATTAATTTTATAGGGGGAATTTTAAACATGGGAGATAATTCAGTTTTAAAAATTGATAATTTAAAAATTGAATTAATTCATAAAAATCAAAAGCTAATAGCAGTGAAGGATGTAAGCTTTGACTTAGACCCGGGAAAGACGATAGGAATTATAGGAGAAAGTGGTAGTGGTAAGTCTATTACATGTTCTGCAATACTAGGACTTTTAGAAGATAAAAAATGGATTATAAATGGAGATATTTACTTTGGAGAAACACCAATTCCTTATAGAAGTAATAAAGATATGAATAAATTTAGGGGAAAGCATATTGCACTAATAACACAAAATCCAATGAGTGCATTTGATCCTATTAGAACTATAAGATATCATTTTATAGAAACACTTACTACTCATAAAAATATGTCTAAAAAAGATATTGAAAAAAAAGCCATATATATTCTTAATAAGATGAAAATTCAAAATCCTAAAAATGTATTAGATAGTTATTCTTTTGAGCTAAGTGGTGGTATGCTACAGCGTATAATGATAGCAATAGCAATTGCACTTGAGCCAGAAGTATTAATTGCTGATGAGCCAACTACAGCTCTTGATTTAACAGTTCAATACGAAATAATAAAAATACTTTCTAAAATGCAAAAGGATTTAGGTACTTCAATAATTCTAGTATCCCACGATTTAGGAGTAATATCAGAATTAGCAGATGAAGTACTAGTAATGTATGGCGGAAGTATAGTAGAAAAAGCACCCATAAATGAAATTATGACCAATCCAAAACATCCATACACAAAAGGATTAATATCATCTAGACCTAATTTTTCTAAAGAAAGATTAGCTATATTAGATGGAACACCACCAAACTTATTTGAAAGAAGAGGTGGATGTGAATTTTATAATAGATGTAATAGAAAAAATGAAAAATGTAAAAATAACATAATCTCTAATATTAAAGTAAATCAAAATCACGAGGTAAGATGTATTCATTTTGAGGAGGGGGCATATAGTTGTGGAACTGCTTAATATAAATGAAGTAAAAAAAGTATATAAACTAAAAAATAAAGAGAAATTATATGCAGTTGATGGAGTTAGTTTAAATATTAAAAAAGGTAATTGTGTAGGACTAGTAGGAGAAAGTGGATGTGGAAAGAGCACTTTAGGCAAAATGATATTAGGAATAGAAGATAGTACAGATGGAAGTATAGTTTTTAAAGGTAAAAAAGTACAGGATATTAAAAGAAGAGATTTACTTAGAAAAGAATTACAAATGGTTTTTCAAGATAGTCTAGCAGCAGTAAATAGAAGAAGTACAGTACTAGAAATTATAGGAGAACCACTAAGTAATTTTTACAAATTATCAAAAGAAGATACAAAAAAAAGAGTAGAAGAGCTTCTAGAAAAAGTTGGAATGAATAGAAGTGATAAAAATAAATTTCCACACCAATTTAGCGGAGGTCAGTTACAACGTATATGTATAGCAAGGGCATTGGCATCGAGTCCTAGTCTATTAGTTCTTGATGAACCTTTAAGCAGCCTAGATATTTCAATACAAGCACAAATTCTAAATTTATTATCAGATCTTAAGAAGGATTTAGATTTAACTTATATTTTGATATCTCATGATTTAGAAGCAGTGTATTATCTATCAGATTCAATAGTCGTTATGTATAAGGGAAAGATTATGGAGCATATAGAAGATATAAAAGATTTTTATGAAATGAAGCATCCTTATACTAGAAGGCTATTAGCATCATCATATCAATATAGAAGTAAAGTTGATGATGTTATGGAAGAAGTTAATAACTGTGAGAGTATAGATGGATGTCCTTATTT
Above is a genomic segment from Romboutsia lituseburensis containing:
- the nikC gene encoding nickel transporter permease, with the protein product MNIKEITQNLLKHKLTLLCFVFIIIVIITGIFAPIIAPHDPLEMELTKKFMPISIEYPMGTDNMGRCIFSRIVHGTRPTIGFSLIACAVSSTFGIFIGMLSGFKGGKIDMIIMRLCDVLYSFPSLVLTLVIVSFLGPGIKNIIIAMISVQWIWYARVSRNLTIRERELSYVDCSKLVGSSNIKILIKSILPNIFPQVLAIITIDFGHTILAVSGFSFLGLGVKAPLPEWGMMINDGRSFMHSNPMLMFWPGIMILLVVLSTNIIGDKLRDTLEEVVS
- a CDS encoding ABC transporter ATP-binding protein is translated as MGDNSVLKIDNLKIELIHKNQKLIAVKDVSFDLDPGKTIGIIGESGSGKSITCSAILGLLEDKKWIINGDIYFGETPIPYRSNKDMNKFRGKHIALITQNPMSAFDPIRTIRYHFIETLTTHKNMSKKDIEKKAIYILNKMKIQNPKNVLDSYSFELSGGMLQRIMIAIAIALEPEVLIADEPTTALDLTVQYEIIKILSKMQKDLGTSIILVSHDLGVISELADEVLVMYGGSIVEKAPINEIMTNPKHPYTKGLISSRPNFSKERLAILDGTPPNLFERRGGCEFYNRCNRKNEKCKNNIISNIKVNQNHEVRCIHFEEGAYSCGTA
- a CDS encoding argininosuccinate synthase, whose amino-acid sequence is MKEKVILAYSGGLDTSIIIPWLKENYDIDVIAVCANVGQEEDMDEIYEKALKSGASKAYVEDLSEEFVTQAIFKAIKAEVKYENKYLLGTSLARPIIAKKLVEIAHKENAKYICHGCTGKGNDQVRFEASILSLDPSIEIIAPWRLWDIKSREDAIDYANENNIEVAVTKEKIYSVDANLFHISTEGGDIEDLKNEHKEDLVYKKCMPIEKAPDVSEYVEIYFEKGEPKKVNNEELSPVEIIKTLNDIGAKHGIGVVDILENRLVGMKSRGVYETPGGTILYEAHNILESATLDKDTLHYKQVMAHKYSELIYNGMWFSKLKESIDAFIEETQENITGTVKVKLYKGNIKPAGIFTENALYDESISSFGDSELYDHKDAGGFINLFTLPLKIKALQNQ
- a CDS encoding ABC transporter ATP-binding protein, translating into MELLNINEVKKVYKLKNKEKLYAVDGVSLNIKKGNCVGLVGESGCGKSTLGKMILGIEDSTDGSIVFKGKKVQDIKRRDLLRKELQMVFQDSLAAVNRRSTVLEIIGEPLSNFYKLSKEDTKKRVEELLEKVGMNRSDKNKFPHQFSGGQLQRICIARALASSPSLLVLDEPLSSLDISIQAQILNLLSDLKKDLDLTYILISHDLEAVYYLSDSIVVMYKGKIMEHIEDIKDFYEMKHPYTRRLLASSYQYRSKVDDVMEEVNNCESIDGCPYFNRCINSRDICKENSPKLVEVSEGHKIACHYA
- the nikA gene encoding nickel ABC transporter substrate-binding protein is translated as MIRGIRKKLSLFLIVSLMTASMIGCSSSTSEGDKEGKKNDMLVIATANDIGDLNAHGYSPMYGQNFLYEGLTTFEEGEVKPALAEKWDISEDGKEYTFYLRKNVKFTDGSQLNAKVVKKNFDAFLKNKDAHSFLESVNLMESVEVVEDHTVKIKYKESYYPVLQELALSRPVRIMAEASFPDDGDTSEKIKKPIGTGMWKLKEYKAGEYAILERNEDYWGEKTKFKEVKMVVTPDGDTAVNALKAGEVNMIFDVESRLSPDAFNELKSSGFKTQVSQPLSTVSLIVNATNGATKDLKVRKALQHGVDKEVISKHVFYGLQEPADTLFDKNVPYCDINLVKYEYDLEKAGKMLDEAGWKLEEGKEYRSKDGKELELGFYYDGDNVIYKSLGEVLQSEYKKMGVKINLESQERQALIDKTKSGDFDITITETWGDPYDPHTLVASMKNEGYADYQAQKGLPMKKELDEKIGKVIVENDENTRQDIYTDILTTLHNQAVYLPISKTTRLVACDKDLTGIKFNTLYYIPIEEVTRESK
- the nikB gene encoding nickel ABC transporter permease, whose amino-acid sequence is MKKYVLKRLITLVPILIGISVVAFLLVRIMPGDAATAYLTNANIPVTEKNIQIAIKNLGLDKPIIVQYFDWIKNVLQFNLGTSYISKNLVSQELLSGLKYTMMLAVTSLLWIFVISIPLGMYSATHPGKRVDNLSRIFAFIGSSMPAFWLGFLLVQFFSIKLGILPVAGAEKLSNIILPSITLAFGYVPTYSRILRNSLLENMKSPSVTYARARGISERKILFNNVLRNSLIPIITSLGMNFGGMLSGSVIVENVFSWPGLGRVIVGSISQRDYPMIQGYIILMAVIFILSNLLADLACASIDSRIRLEG
- the argH gene encoding argininosuccinate lyase is translated as MKLWGGRFRKEENKLMEEFNKSFDYDKILYKKDIEGSIAHVYMQVKCRLLTEEEGIAITNGLIEIHQDIDNKKLLLEGNYEDIHSFIEVNLIKRIGEVGKKLHTARSRNDQVATDMRLFAKESTIEIIDLIKSFKKTLKEVAYKNCVIMPGYTHLQRAQVVTFKHHLMAYYSMFDRDEKRLTNALEILDECPLGCCALAGTTHNIDREITKEKLGFSRIVENYMDGVSDRDYLLELMSDFSIIMMHLSRLSEELILWSSQEFKFIEIDDLYTTGSSIMPQKKNPDGAELIRGKTGRVYGSLFGLFTTMKGLPLAYNKDMQEDKEGFFDSINTIQMCISIMERMIATLKVNEENMKKAVKHGFLNATEVADYLVKKGVAFRDAHGIVGCIVIYCEDNNKAIEDLELYEFLKFSNVFEKDIYDFIDYENILNKGTKNNLL
- a CDS encoding transposase is translated as MKRAYKIEINPTQEQKSKIHQTIGVSRFIYNFYIAHNKEVYEKEGKFISGIDFSKWLNNEYIPNNQDMKWIKEVSSKATKQAIMNGDKTFKDFFKKTKGFPKFKKKKNQDVKAYFPKNNKTDWTIERHRVKVPTLGWIRLKEFGYISTNSVVKSGTVSQKSDRYYLSILVEEIETEVTKPINEGIGIDVGLKDFAILSTGDVYKNINKTSIVKKVEKKLKREQRKLSRKYESLKIRKKNIKEGIATRQNIQKQVVKVQKLHQRLANIRTDYINKTINEIVKNKPSYIVIEDLAVSNLMKNKHLSKAIANQKFFEFRTKLTSKSKQNNIELRVVDRFYPSSKTCSSCGDIKKDLKLSDRVYKCSCGLVIDRDLNATYNLKNAKKYKIA